TAAAAACTCGGAAGAAGAGATTACAGGCAGAACCAGGACAAACAAAATTGTAAATTTTAAGGGTAAAAGAGATATGGTCGGTAGGATAATCGATGTTCATATAGTAAAAGGTTGCGCCAATTCACTCAAGGGCGAAAGACCTAAGGCCAAGGAGGCACGACATGCTTAAAGAAATGAAGGTAGCGGGCATAACTGTAGACCCTTTTACAAACACGCCTATAGTGCTCCTTAAAGACCTTGAGGACAAGGATGTTCTCCCTATCTGGATCGGGCTGCTTGAGGCATCAAGCATTGCCACTGCCCTGGAAAACATCAATACACCGAGGCCCATGACACACGACCTCGTGAAAAATATTCTGGATAATCTGGGTGTGAAGATCGTAAGGGTTGAAGTAAACGACCTGAAAGACAACACGTATTACGCGCTGCTCCATCTTGAGGTTGATAACAAGCGACTCGTTGTTGATTCGAGACCAAGCGACGCCATAGCTATTGCATTAAGAACCAATGCACCCATTTTTGTGGAAGAAAGCGTCATTAAAAAATCCGCAAAAGTTGACCTCTCGACAAAGGGGGATAAGGTTGTGACCGAAGCAGGCGACTGGGAGGATATTCTTGAAAACCTCTCGCCGGATGATTTCGGTAAATATAAAATGTAACAAAAATAAAGATGATAGACCTACATACACACACACTTTTAAGCGATGGAGAACTTCTTCCTGCTGAATTAGCGCGAAGAGCGAAGGTGAAGGGTTATCGCGCTATAGGCATATCAGATCACGTTGACCATACAAATATTGAGAATGTTGTTACATCAATACTCAGGTTGAGTAAACACATTGCCTACCACGAAGGAATCACGATTCTGCCTGGCGTTGAAATAACGCATGTTCCAAAGGATATGATAAGGGAACTTATCGGCCTTGCAAGGAAACTCGGCATCTTCTACGTGGTTGTCCACGGCGAGACTATTGCCGAACCCGTAGAAGAAGGGACAAACAGGGAAGCCATCGCGGGCGGGGCAGACATCCTTGCCCACCCGGGGCTCATTACCGAAGATGATGTAATTCGTGCAAAAGAAATGGGTGTTCTCCTCGAAATAAGCGGGCGAAAGGCAAGAAATGTTGTATTGGGGGCAGGATTGACCTCGGAGGCATTTGATACAATGCAGCAAAACGCGTTTGAACTTTTAAAAAGGGCCACAAAAAAGAGAAAATGAAATTAACGATTGATGAAAATGTTAAAGGAATCCCTCACTACCCCAAGGCCGCCATGTACGGTCTCGACAATGGGTGGGTAAGGCTCGCCTCAAACGAAAACCCCTTCCCGCCATCTCCCGGGGTGCTTTCTGATATACTCGAAGCAATCCCATACATAACACGTTATCCCGGCGGCGAATATGAATTGAAAGCAGCGATTGCAGAAAAATACGGGACAAAGCCCGAACAGATTGTGCTTGGAAACGGCTCTGACGAGCTTATCGAGATGGCACTTAAAACAATGAAAATCAAAGGGAAGAACAGGGTGATTATATCCGACCCTTCTTTTGCCTTCTATGCAATAGCATCAAAGATTTACGGATATGAAGCATGCAGGGTTCCGCTTGATAAACATATGAAGGTTGACCTCCGTGCGATCCGCGATGCCATCGATGATCAAACTCGCGTCATATTTCTAAACAATCCGCTCAACCCCACAGGAACCATCTTCGAAAAAAAGGCTTTCACGCTTTTTCTAAAAGGAATACCAGAGGACGTGCTTATTGTTGTCGATGAGGCATACGCGGAGTTTGTAGAAAGTGCAGGATTTCCTGATTCTTTCAGATATATAAATGACTTTCCTGTTCTCACGTTGAGGACATTCTCAAAGGCCTATGCCCTCGCCGGTTTAAGGGTGGGGTATGGGATCTGCGAAACTTCTCTGGCCTCTCTTCTTGAGAGGACAAAGCAGCCATTCAGCGTAAACATAATGGCCTTGATCGGCGCAAAGACCGCATTAAATGACGAAAAGCATCTGAAAAAGGTGCTTAACAATAACAAGAAGGGGAAAATATACCTCTATAGCGCCCTGAAAGAGCTGTCAATAGAATATGTTCCGACAGAAGCCAATTATGTGCTCTTCCGGGTCGGGAAGGTGGCTGAAGCAATTACAAAAAGGCTTTTTGAAGAAAAAATCCTGGTAAGGTGGATGGGCGCCTACAACCTCCCCGAGCACATAAGGGTATCAATAGGCAGGACGAGCGAGAATGTGCGGTTTATAGAAGCGCTGAAAAAATTACTAT
This is a stretch of genomic DNA from Pseudomonadota bacterium. It encodes these proteins:
- a CDS encoding bifunctional nuclease family protein, with protein sequence MLKEMKVAGITVDPFTNTPIVLLKDLEDKDVLPIWIGLLEASSIATALENINTPRPMTHDLVKNILDNLGVKIVRVEVNDLKDNTYYALLHLEVDNKRLVVDSRPSDAIAIALRTNAPIFVEESVIKKSAKVDLSTKGDKVVTEAGDWEDILENLSPDDFGKYKM
- a CDS encoding histidinol phosphate phosphatase domain-containing protein; translation: MIDLHTHTLLSDGELLPAELARRAKVKGYRAIGISDHVDHTNIENVVTSILRLSKHIAYHEGITILPGVEITHVPKDMIRELIGLARKLGIFYVVVHGETIAEPVEEGTNREAIAGGADILAHPGLITEDDVIRAKEMGVLLEISGRKARNVVLGAGLTSEAFDTMQQNAFELLKRATKKRK
- the hisC gene encoding histidinol-phosphate transaminase — encoded protein: MKLTIDENVKGIPHYPKAAMYGLDNGWVRLASNENPFPPSPGVLSDILEAIPYITRYPGGEYELKAAIAEKYGTKPEQIVLGNGSDELIEMALKTMKIKGKNRVIISDPSFAFYAIASKIYGYEACRVPLDKHMKVDLRAIRDAIDDQTRVIFLNNPLNPTGTIFEKKAFTLFLKGIPEDVLIVVDEAYAEFVESAGFPDSFRYINDFPVLTLRTFSKAYALAGLRVGYGICETSLASLLERTKQPFSVNIMALIGAKTALNDEKHLKKVLNNNKKGKIYLYSALKELSIEYVPTEANYVLFRVGKVAEAITKRLFEEKILVRWMGAYNLPEHIRVSIGRTSENVRFIEALKKLL